The proteins below come from a single Phycisphaeraceae bacterium genomic window:
- a CDS encoding hydroxymethylglutaryl-CoA lyase codes for MSDFVRITDVSPRDGLQNEPVPISTERKLELIGALVRTGVAEIELTSFVSPKWVPQLSDAAEVLERAAEMRSDSVCFSALIPNEKGLERALEIRDRTRCLDKIAVFTAASETFTQRNTNTSVDGTIDRFRPVVDMARQAGLMVRGYVSCAIACPFEGPIAPEAVVHVAARLLALGVDEIDLGDTIGAGTPDSIAHLIDTMFGRLGPCRQTDLDEPCLTLHLHDTLGHAAACVRKALELGVRSFDSSAAGLGGCPYASTETSRAPGNIATDTLVRTIEEAGYNTGINHAALADATTIARAIVAEAH; via the coding sequence GTGAGTGACTTCGTACGCATCACAGACGTTTCGCCGCGCGACGGGCTGCAGAATGAGCCTGTGCCGATATCGACAGAGCGCAAACTCGAACTCATCGGTGCTCTGGTGCGCACTGGTGTGGCGGAAATCGAACTGACGAGTTTCGTCAGCCCTAAATGGGTTCCCCAACTGTCCGACGCGGCCGAGGTGCTCGAACGCGCTGCCGAGATGCGCTCAGACTCCGTCTGTTTCAGTGCTCTCATTCCAAACGAAAAGGGGCTCGAACGCGCACTCGAGATTCGGGATCGCACCCGATGCCTTGATAAAATCGCGGTCTTCACCGCTGCCAGCGAGACCTTTACACAACGCAACACGAACACATCGGTTGATGGCACGATCGATCGTTTTCGCCCCGTTGTGGACATGGCGCGGCAGGCAGGGCTCATGGTGCGTGGGTATGTCTCGTGCGCGATCGCGTGTCCGTTTGAAGGCCCGATTGCGCCCGAGGCGGTGGTGCATGTCGCGGCTCGGCTGCTCGCGCTGGGTGTAGACGAGATCGACCTGGGCGACACCATCGGTGCGGGCACGCCGGATTCGATTGCTCACCTCATTGACACGATGTTCGGTCGCCTCGGGCCCTGCCGCCAGACCGATCTGGATGAGCCATGTCTGACATTGCACCTGCACGACACGTTGGGCCATGCTGCTGCCTGTGTGCGCAAGGCTTTGGAACTTGGCGTGCGTTCGTTTGACTCGAGTGCCGCTGGTCTTGGCGGGTGCCCGTATGCATCGACCGAGACGTCGCGCGCTCCGGGCAATATCGCGACTGACACGCTTGTGCGCACGATTGAAGAGGCTGGCTACAACACGGGAATCAACCACGCTGCGCTTGCCGATGCGACCACGATCGCGCGTGCGATTGTTGCGGAGGCGCACTGA
- a CDS encoding enoyl-CoA hydratase/isomerase family protein, whose product MIRVEDAAAVRTIAMSRPEKRNALTTAMLGELEHAFAVPDSIRAVALIGEGPVFCAGFDLFENAPDVELRSLRAQLSGLAAVLSVMRSSHAAIVAGVQGAAVAGGCALLGGCDLVIADRAAKLGYPVVRLGISPAVTGPYLRQSVGDGSARAIMLDPMLLTSDAAHAMGLVSQVVNDAAEVAPAALAAAGRLASKPGLAIAETRRWLGVLSPMGDWTDVARDASLAALDRDTFVRLQQEVWNR is encoded by the coding sequence ATGATCCGAGTGGAAGATGCTGCGGCTGTGCGCACCATCGCGATGTCGCGCCCGGAGAAGCGCAATGCGCTCACGACTGCGATGCTTGGCGAACTTGAGCATGCGTTCGCAGTGCCCGATTCGATCCGTGCGGTGGCTTTGATTGGTGAGGGTCCGGTGTTCTGCGCCGGGTTTGATCTCTTCGAGAATGCGCCAGACGTTGAACTGCGCTCACTGCGGGCTCAGCTATCGGGCTTGGCGGCGGTGCTGTCGGTCATGCGAAGCAGCCATGCAGCGATTGTGGCTGGTGTGCAAGGAGCGGCTGTGGCTGGCGGATGCGCGCTGCTGGGCGGCTGCGACCTTGTGATTGCGGACCGCGCAGCCAAACTCGGCTATCCGGTGGTGCGACTGGGTATTTCGCCAGCAGTCACTGGTCCATACCTGCGGCAGTCGGTGGGCGACGGAAGCGCGCGAGCGATCATGCTTGATCCGATGCTGCTCACGTCGGACGCAGCACATGCAATGGGGCTTGTATCGCAAGTGGTGAACGACGCAGCGGAGGTCGCACCCGCGGCACTCGCCGCCGCCGGGCGCCTGGCGAGCAAGCCCGGTCTCGCCATTGCTGAGACACGACGCTGGCTCGGTGTGCTTTCGCCGATGGGTGATTGGACTGATGTTGCGCGCGATGCGTCGCTGGCGGCGCTTGATCGTGATACCTTCGTACGCCTTCAGCAGGAGGTCTGGAACCGATGA
- a CDS encoding enoyl-CoA hydratase/isomerase family protein: MSDFALLDFDAPRATLRLNRPQQHNALSLDLLAALHARLEELEGRDDITVLTLTGTGRSFCAGMDLKQVLRTEGAEWQGPAVLEALARFTLRLRELPMVVVASVNGAAIGGGCGLACVADLAISHSDAKVGFPEVDLGLCPAVVAPWVVRKLGAGRARRVLLSGGVMSGAEAHNIGLIDHCAPSRDELAGLTDRIVSRLAAGGAGAMRATKDLLNRLDGSLDAASVLEGAQLSARVLGTAEAQAALAARSG, encoded by the coding sequence ATGAGTGACTTCGCACTGCTCGATTTTGACGCGCCACGAGCGACGCTCAGGCTCAACCGGCCACAGCAGCACAACGCACTCTCACTCGACTTGCTTGCTGCGTTGCACGCGCGACTCGAAGAACTCGAGGGGCGTGATGACATCACTGTGCTGACGCTGACGGGCACTGGGCGGAGTTTCTGTGCTGGGATGGATCTCAAGCAAGTGCTTCGGACCGAAGGTGCAGAGTGGCAGGGACCGGCGGTACTCGAAGCGCTCGCACGGTTTACGTTGAGGCTTCGCGAGCTTCCCATGGTCGTTGTCGCGAGCGTCAATGGTGCGGCGATTGGTGGCGGGTGTGGCCTGGCATGCGTTGCGGATCTTGCGATCTCGCATTCAGACGCGAAGGTTGGCTTTCCCGAAGTCGATCTGGGCTTGTGCCCTGCGGTGGTCGCGCCGTGGGTGGTGCGCAAGCTTGGTGCGGGTCGTGCGCGGCGGGTGCTCTTGAGCGGGGGAGTGATGAGCGGTGCCGAAGCACACAACATCGGGTTGATTGATCATTGCGCACCCTCGCGCGATGAACTTGCCGGGCTGACCGATAGGATCGTCAGTAGGCTGGCAGCTGGTGGAGCGGGTGCGATGCGGGCGACCAAGGATCTCTTGAACCGGCTTGATGGGTCGCTTGATGCAGCGAGCGTGCTTGAAGGTGCGCAACTGTCGGCCAGGGTGCTGGGAACGGCAGAAGCACAGGCTGCATTGGCGGCGCGGTCGGGTTGA
- a CDS encoding serine hydrolase — translation MGRALTWPCKSAATGAWRRRRAVFAGVLVATLAGGVVAEHVPGAASVARVAAEPTVAERIAWIEAELEKARVEARTPGAGVAIIVDGKIVLSRGFGLADVASGREVTADTRFAVGSTTKAFTATLCVMLAEEGAMSLDDHPRKFLPEFAISDAEADEKVTIRDLLCHRTGHAAMTQVWYGVEGLSREDVLECYAKAELLHPFRSAWNYSNESFLAAGLASAAAAKTDWDSLLAARLFKPLGMTGANSTLAAAKADVLMATGYYLDPTSDAMETQPMRLIDHVAPAGSINASAADMARWVMLQLGRGTIDGEQLLSRESIEETWKSHSKMSGSIGYGLGWMIADWEGKRLITHAGGIDGFTAEVAFVPDEGFGVVILTNHFGTPFAQQGREIALRGMFKDLPSTVADLPNEENFDRMLGMYIANFGPFKDAEMPVSVQNGRLAVLVPGQTTYELRGPSADGKRPFALTDAIAVTFNEDKDGNVYSFTFHQGGMNFEVFKQGASAPLDIDLAEASELCGVYRIDAGGPQIDVDVRIENNRLAVNVPGQMVYSLYAPDAEGWWVFRATDMIRVRFDRDDEGNVVSMTQRQSGNDIVMNRVGNLSDQPSLPSVADLMTLIAETLDTEGRIKSLEVSGAVVARHQGLAGTQLLLSDSSGRVRSHSNLGHGRVSDSWVGASGGTSRVYAVAEDIPMTPGMCFGLLQQTPLFWMRDWREQFERVRVVGKEQRDGGETYVVHCSRQGSPATIIEVDVSTGRLRSMKVTSENYLGMPVEIETKLDDWRPVEGVMMAHRWEMSVAMAGSSVMHCEKVRVNVPVMDATFEVTPRE, via the coding sequence ATGGGAAGAGCTCTCACGTGGCCGTGCAAGAGTGCAGCAACGGGCGCGTGGCGACGGCGACGAGCGGTGTTTGCGGGCGTGCTCGTTGCGACATTGGCTGGCGGTGTTGTCGCGGAGCATGTGCCAGGCGCGGCATCGGTCGCGCGCGTGGCAGCCGAGCCGACAGTTGCTGAGCGCATTGCCTGGATTGAAGCCGAGTTGGAAAAGGCCCGCGTCGAAGCCCGCACACCCGGAGCGGGCGTTGCAATCATCGTTGACGGCAAGATTGTGCTGTCGCGAGGGTTCGGGTTGGCCGATGTCGCGTCGGGACGTGAAGTCACGGCGGATACTCGCTTCGCGGTTGGCTCGACAACCAAGGCATTCACAGCAACATTGTGCGTGATGCTGGCAGAAGAAGGCGCCATGAGCCTTGACGATCATCCGCGCAAGTTCCTTCCTGAGTTCGCCATCTCGGACGCGGAGGCGGATGAAAAGGTGACGATCCGTGATCTGCTGTGCCACCGCACGGGGCATGCAGCAATGACTCAAGTCTGGTACGGCGTCGAAGGGTTGTCGCGCGAGGATGTGCTGGAATGCTATGCGAAGGCCGAGCTGTTGCACCCGTTCCGATCGGCCTGGAACTATTCGAATGAATCTTTTCTTGCGGCAGGGTTGGCGAGCGCGGCGGCGGCGAAGACAGACTGGGACTCATTGCTGGCGGCGCGTCTGTTCAAGCCATTGGGCATGACAGGAGCGAACTCAACGCTCGCGGCGGCGAAGGCCGATGTGCTTATGGCGACTGGGTATTACCTTGACCCAACTTCTGATGCGATGGAAACTCAGCCGATGCGACTGATCGACCACGTGGCACCTGCGGGCTCGATCAATGCGAGTGCTGCCGATATGGCACGGTGGGTGATGTTGCAACTCGGGCGCGGGACGATCGATGGCGAGCAACTGCTCTCGCGTGAGAGCATCGAGGAAACGTGGAAGTCGCACAGCAAGATGAGCGGGAGCATCGGCTATGGACTGGGCTGGATGATCGCTGATTGGGAAGGGAAGCGTCTGATTACGCACGCTGGCGGAATTGACGGCTTTACAGCCGAGGTTGCGTTTGTGCCCGATGAAGGTTTTGGCGTCGTGATTCTGACTAATCATTTTGGGACTCCGTTTGCGCAGCAGGGGCGTGAGATTGCACTGCGCGGCATGTTCAAGGACCTGCCCAGTACGGTGGCCGATTTGCCGAACGAAGAGAACTTTGATCGCATGCTCGGCATGTACATTGCCAACTTCGGGCCGTTCAAGGATGCGGAGATGCCGGTGAGCGTGCAGAACGGCAGGCTTGCAGTGCTTGTGCCGGGGCAGACGACGTATGAGCTTCGGGGGCCGAGTGCGGATGGCAAGCGTCCATTCGCGCTGACCGATGCGATTGCAGTGACATTCAACGAAGACAAGGACGGAAATGTCTATTCGTTCACGTTTCATCAGGGCGGCATGAACTTTGAGGTATTCAAGCAGGGGGCTAGCGCACCGCTCGACATTGATCTTGCGGAGGCGAGTGAGTTGTGCGGCGTGTATCGCATCGATGCTGGCGGGCCTCAGATCGATGTGGATGTTCGCATTGAAAACAACCGCCTCGCGGTCAATGTGCCGGGGCAGATGGTGTATTCGTTATACGCGCCCGATGCGGAGGGGTGGTGGGTTTTTCGAGCGACGGACATGATTCGTGTGCGGTTCGACCGCGATGATGAAGGAAACGTTGTGTCGATGACTCAAAGGCAAAGCGGCAACGACATTGTGATGAATCGCGTTGGCAATCTGTCAGATCAGCCTTCACTTCCTAGCGTTGCCGATCTGATGACTCTGATTGCCGAGACGCTTGATACTGAGGGGCGCATCAAGTCGCTTGAAGTTTCGGGAGCAGTCGTCGCCCGACATCAGGGACTGGCCGGCACGCAATTGCTGCTGTCGGATTCGAGCGGGCGAGTTCGAAGTCACAGTAACTTGGGGCATGGGCGCGTCTCCGACTCGTGGGTCGGGGCGAGCGGCGGAACGAGTCGTGTGTACGCTGTTGCGGAAGATATCCCGATGACTCCGGGCATGTGTTTTGGTCTGTTGCAGCAGACGCCGCTCTTCTGGATGCGTGATTGGCGTGAACAATTCGAGCGGGTGCGCGTTGTCGGGAAGGAGCAGCGTGATGGTGGCGAGACATACGTTGTGCATTGTTCACGTCAGGGTTCGCCAGCGACGATCATTGAAGTGGATGTGTCGACCGGAAGGCTGCGGTCGATGAAAGTCACGAGCGAAAATTATCTCGGAATGCCAGTGGAGATCGAGACAAAGCTGGATGACTGGAGGCCGGTCGAGGGCGTGATGATGGCGCACCGATGGGAAATGAGCGTAGCGATGGCCGGTTCGAGCGTGATGCACTGTGAAAAGGTGCGTGTCAATGTGCCAGTGATGGATGCGACTTTTGAAGTGACGCCTCGCGAGTAG
- a CDS encoding PEP-CTERM sorting domain-containing protein, whose amino-acid sequence MKMALAVLALAAGVAAADVYNDNSGNHLAGGDLHDFFASQGFNHLDIISVTVTNDATNLYISIQTGADLDATNWGTYVVGINTGAGVAGDNPWGRNINWGGQSISHWIGTWANDNGSGVGGQLWSHDGGGWNLIDGLTSSDDSQHAAGRQVFSVSLASLGVSVGDKIMFDIASSGGVGNPPGVDHLSRSDFATTDWDTASVAGDFLSYCIIPSPSTLALLGIGSLMAARRRRA is encoded by the coding sequence ATGAAGATGGCATTGGCAGTACTGGCGCTCGCTGCCGGAGTCGCAGCGGCGGACGTTTACAACGACAACAGTGGAAACCATCTCGCAGGTGGCGACCTCCACGACTTCTTCGCCTCGCAGGGGTTCAATCACCTCGACATCATCAGCGTCACCGTGACCAACGACGCGACCAACCTTTACATCAGCATTCAGACCGGGGCAGACCTCGATGCTACCAACTGGGGCACCTACGTGGTCGGCATCAACACCGGTGCGGGCGTCGCTGGCGACAACCCGTGGGGTCGCAACATCAACTGGGGCGGCCAATCCATCAGTCACTGGATCGGCACTTGGGCAAATGACAACGGCAGCGGCGTTGGTGGGCAGTTGTGGTCGCATGACGGCGGCGGCTGGAACCTGATCGACGGCCTGACCTCTTCCGACGACTCACAGCATGCAGCCGGGAGGCAGGTCTTCTCCGTCTCGCTCGCATCGCTCGGCGTCAGTGTCGGTGACAAGATCATGTTCGATATCGCTTCATCTGGCGGAGTCGGCAACCCTCCGGGCGTCGACCACCTGAGCCGCAGTGACTTCGCAACGACCGACTGGGATACTGCTTCGGTCGCGGGCGACTTCCTGTCCTATTGCATCATTCCTTCGCCGAGCACGCTCGCGCTTCTGGGCATCGGAAGCCTGATGGCAGCCCGCCGCCGTCGCGCCTGA
- the trpA gene encoding tryptophan synthase subunit alpha, with protein MNRIDQIFSQLRESRRKALMPFVCADYPQRGSLAGVIEAVAGAGASIIEIGIPFSDPIADGPVIAAAMHEALIQGSTPLGVFEQVHHVRSRTNVGLIAMVSVSIVHRIGADRFIEAAREAGFDGFIFPDAPLEEAGELARRTAEAGMTASLLIAPTTSRERAARIAALSTGFIYLLARSGITGERDQAPDVGRRVSQLREVTDLPIACGFGISTPEHVRAVVAHAEAAIVGSALVRRMGEVQARNGNVAFEAGAFVRELARGCEATPERVDG; from the coding sequence ATGAACAGGATTGATCAGATCTTTTCGCAACTTCGGGAGAGCAGACGCAAAGCCCTGATGCCATTCGTGTGTGCGGATTATCCTCAACGCGGGTCGCTTGCAGGCGTGATCGAGGCTGTCGCCGGCGCGGGCGCGAGCATCATCGAGATCGGTATTCCGTTCTCTGATCCGATCGCCGATGGACCTGTGATTGCAGCGGCCATGCACGAGGCGTTGATTCAGGGCAGCACCCCGTTAGGAGTGTTCGAACAGGTACACCATGTGCGCAGCCGGACCAATGTCGGGCTGATCGCGATGGTGAGTGTGTCAATCGTGCATCGGATCGGCGCTGACCGGTTCATCGAAGCAGCGCGCGAAGCGGGCTTCGATGGGTTCATCTTTCCTGATGCACCGCTCGAAGAAGCGGGCGAGCTTGCAAGGCGTACAGCCGAGGCAGGCATGACCGCCAGCCTGCTCATCGCCCCGACCACTTCACGCGAACGTGCAGCCAGAATCGCAGCCCTTTCGACGGGGTTCATCTATCTGCTCGCGCGGTCCGGCATCACCGGAGAGCGTGACCAGGCTCCCGATGTCGGACGGCGCGTGTCGCAGCTGCGCGAAGTGACAGACCTGCCGATTGCCTGCGGCTTTGGCATCTCGACGCCGGAACATGTGCGTGCAGTCGTCGCTCACGCCGAGGCTGCAATCGTCGGCAGCGCGCTCGTCAGACGCATGGGCGAGGTACAAGCGCGCAACGGTAATGTTGCCTTCGAAGCCGGGGCGTTTGTGCGTGAACTGGCTCGTGGGTGTGAAGCGACTCCTGAGCGAGTAGACGGCTGA
- the map gene encoding type I methionyl aminopeptidase: MSKTLHTRDEQAVAEAAEKVVEVHLRLADMLKVGLTLATIDSFVARTLEELSCKSCFRGYRVPRLPPFPSHACLSLNECVVHGTAGYITRPIVEGDVLKIDIGVTYRGWIGDAAWTYVFGKPTDEVRRLCDAGKRSLKLGIAELRPGNTYMAWAQAVQNHVEKIAGFHLIRGLGGHGYGRRLHEPPFVSNVVPTYSGEWPDGAKPCEPGTLLAVEPMIAVGTGQTTQARGAWPIYTADGSQSVHYEHDVLITPDGPRVLTAGLEQVRDVIE; this comes from the coding sequence ATGTCAAAGACCCTTCATACACGCGATGAGCAGGCGGTGGCCGAGGCTGCCGAGAAGGTCGTCGAGGTGCACTTGCGCCTGGCGGACATGCTCAAAGTGGGCTTGACGCTGGCGACGATCGACTCATTCGTCGCGCGCACCCTCGAAGAACTATCGTGCAAATCCTGCTTTCGCGGGTATCGCGTTCCGAGGCTGCCGCCGTTCCCCTCGCATGCGTGTCTGAGCCTTAATGAATGTGTTGTCCACGGCACAGCGGGCTATATCACCCGTCCGATTGTCGAGGGCGATGTGCTCAAGATCGATATTGGCGTGACCTATCGCGGGTGGATCGGCGACGCCGCATGGACTTACGTCTTCGGCAAACCCACCGACGAAGTGCGCAGGCTTTGCGACGCTGGCAAACGCTCGCTGAAATTGGGCATCGCGGAACTGCGCCCTGGCAACACCTATATGGCGTGGGCCCAGGCGGTACAGAATCATGTCGAGAAGATCGCCGGGTTTCACCTCATTCGTGGGCTAGGCGGGCATGGATACGGACGCAGGCTGCACGAGCCTCCTTTTGTGTCCAACGTGGTACCGACCTACTCCGGAGAATGGCCCGATGGTGCCAAACCCTGCGAACCCGGCACACTTCTTGCGGTTGAGCCGATGATTGCAGTCGGGACCGGGCAAACCACGCAAGCGCGGGGCGCCTGGCCGATCTACACCGCCGATGGGTCGCAATCGGTGCACTACGAACACGATGTGCTCATCACGCCCGATGGGCCTCGAGTGCTGACTGCCGGGCTTGAGCAGGTACGGGATGTGATCGAATAG
- a CDS encoding NAD(+)/NADH kinase, producing the protein MTIAYNPSSGLGKSEASARQLVGALECSGLEVDLCDARAGIDETSLTQSAALVVCGGDGTVLHASAVAVRAGVPLYHVPTGNENLFSRAWGFSRDPEMLVAALRSGRTVRADVGLAATQSPAIAPERFLLMWSIGPDSSVITRLSQSRTRPNGHAAYLGPVCVEALSPMLPTVSISIDGQSLVERKRGWVIVANCAQYACRCNFAPDASMTDGSLDVVFIPATTTLGCCWALLRARLGTLSSDSRVRRGRGQCIQVAAKRAQGIAAQIDGESAMSAECPNALEVTLSLDPASLQVLLPAVN; encoded by the coding sequence GTGACCATTGCCTACAACCCGTCCTCCGGCCTGGGCAAGTCCGAAGCGTCGGCTCGCCAGCTCGTGGGGGCTTTGGAGTGCTCCGGGCTGGAGGTTGATCTTTGCGACGCCCGCGCCGGGATCGACGAGACAAGCCTTACACAGTCAGCTGCACTGGTGGTTTGTGGCGGCGACGGAACGGTGCTGCATGCTTCAGCTGTTGCCGTACGCGCTGGTGTGCCACTCTATCATGTTCCAACCGGCAACGAGAATCTGTTCAGCCGAGCGTGGGGATTCTCACGCGATCCGGAGATGCTGGTCGCTGCACTTCGGTCCGGACGCACCGTGCGAGCCGATGTAGGACTCGCAGCAACTCAAAGCCCGGCGATCGCGCCCGAACGGTTCCTGCTCATGTGGTCGATCGGGCCCGATTCGAGTGTCATCACGCGACTCTCTCAATCACGCACGCGCCCGAATGGGCATGCGGCGTATCTTGGTCCAGTCTGCGTCGAAGCGCTCAGCCCGATGCTTCCGACGGTCAGCATCTCGATTGACGGACAATCGCTTGTCGAGCGTAAGCGAGGCTGGGTAATTGTCGCAAACTGCGCTCAGTATGCCTGCCGCTGCAACTTCGCCCCCGATGCCTCGATGACGGATGGCTCGCTGGATGTCGTCTTCATCCCGGCGACAACAACACTTGGCTGCTGCTGGGCTCTGCTTCGCGCTCGCCTTGGTACGTTGAGCAGCGACTCTCGAGTGCGCCGAGGCCGAGGCCAGTGCATTCAGGTTGCCGCAAAACGTGCACAAGGTATCGCTGCGCAGATCGACGGTGAATCTGCAATGTCCGCGGAGTGCCCCAATGCACTCGAGGTGACTCTCTCGCTCGATCCGGCCAGCCTGCAAGTGCTTCTGCCAGCTGTAAACTAG
- a CDS encoding cation-translocating P-type ATPase, with protein sequence MPDRSWYEVAMVGAGGLCVALAWVVELRDWPGAMLWIFAGLSALLTSQRTSRRALKALGERRIDVDTLMFVAAIGAAAIDHAVEGAFLLFLFGLGAAGEHMALDRAERSLKHLESLVPVAAERGRGDGTYEVVTIDALRVGDRVRVRSFERIACDGIVIEGQTAIDESTLTGEAMPVEKKVGSEVFAGTLNTGSAFVYEASRPAAESALARVVHVVTEARSKRASIEMLTERIGRVYAPCVLGAAALLFAVPVALGYEAAVWFYRSMAFLTAASPCALVIGAPATYLCAIASGARHGIVFKGGESVERLSRVKAFAFDKTGTITQGTPRVHRVLVMEGAGRSAVATEQELLSLAAAVEALATHPLADAIVHEAEERGLELPEVSNARQIAGRGVEAVVGGQSVQAGSPKLIDNQPERSDALQHVAALAAEGCSIVVVTRGQHIIGLIGVRDQVRPDAKAALAALAARGLRLTMLTGDHAGSARVIAAEVGLDEVHAELAPGEKMTWLESIEHETGRVAMVGDGANDAPALARASVSLSMGSAASDVAAENADIAIMGERLMSVAEAHALARRARRIMVQNLVIALGVIATVAPLAAIGYAQLGVAVVLHEGSTVVVVLNALRLLRRWRLKGTLEDIDSPRLTRHVDN encoded by the coding sequence GTGCCCGATCGATCATGGTACGAAGTTGCGATGGTGGGCGCGGGCGGGCTCTGCGTGGCGCTGGCATGGGTGGTCGAGCTTCGCGATTGGCCAGGGGCGATGCTCTGGATCTTTGCGGGGCTCAGCGCGCTGCTGACGAGCCAGCGGACCTCGCGGCGTGCGCTCAAGGCCTTGGGAGAGCGTCGCATTGATGTCGATACGCTGATGTTCGTCGCGGCGATCGGAGCAGCGGCAATCGATCACGCGGTCGAGGGGGCGTTCCTGCTGTTCCTCTTCGGGCTCGGGGCTGCGGGCGAGCACATGGCACTCGATCGCGCCGAACGATCGCTCAAGCACCTTGAATCGCTCGTGCCCGTTGCCGCTGAGCGTGGTCGCGGCGACGGTACATACGAAGTGGTCACGATCGACGCGCTGCGGGTTGGCGATCGCGTGCGGGTGCGGTCGTTCGAGCGCATCGCCTGCGATGGCATCGTGATCGAAGGGCAGACGGCCATTGACGAATCAACGCTGACCGGAGAGGCGATGCCGGTCGAGAAAAAGGTGGGGTCCGAAGTCTTTGCCGGCACACTCAACACGGGCTCGGCGTTTGTCTATGAAGCAAGCAGGCCAGCAGCCGAGAGCGCGCTGGCGCGCGTCGTTCACGTCGTGACCGAGGCAAGGTCAAAGCGGGCGAGCATCGAGATGCTGACCGAACGCATCGGGCGGGTGTATGCGCCGTGTGTGCTCGGTGCGGCAGCGTTGCTGTTTGCTGTGCCGGTCGCACTCGGGTATGAGGCAGCGGTGTGGTTTTACAGGTCGATGGCGTTCTTGACGGCGGCTTCACCGTGCGCGCTGGTGATTGGTGCGCCGGCGACATATCTGTGCGCGATCGCATCAGGCGCGCGGCACGGGATCGTCTTCAAGGGCGGCGAAAGCGTCGAACGCCTGTCGCGCGTGAAGGCGTTTGCATTCGACAAGACTGGCACAATCACGCAAGGCACGCCTCGTGTGCATCGCGTGTTGGTCATGGAAGGAGCAGGGCGCAGTGCGGTAGCGACCGAGCAGGAATTGCTCTCGCTTGCAGCCGCGGTTGAGGCACTGGCCACGCATCCGCTGGCCGATGCGATTGTGCACGAGGCCGAGGAGCGCGGGCTCGAACTGCCCGAAGTCAGCAATGCCCGGCAGATCGCCGGCCGCGGGGTGGAAGCGGTCGTCGGCGGGCAGTCCGTGCAGGCAGGCTCGCCCAAACTCATCGACAATCAACCTGAGCGAAGCGATGCGTTACAGCATGTTGCGGCACTGGCTGCGGAGGGCTGCTCAATCGTCGTGGTCACACGCGGGCAGCACATCATCGGGCTTATCGGTGTGCGCGATCAGGTGCGGCCTGACGCGAAGGCTGCGCTTGCGGCGCTCGCTGCACGGGGGTTGCGGCTGACGATGCTGACCGGGGATCATGCGGGCTCGGCGCGTGTCATTGCTGCCGAGGTCGGGCTTGATGAAGTTCACGCAGAACTCGCACCGGGCGAGAAGATGACATGGCTTGAGTCGATCGAGCATGAGACCGGGCGGGTGGCAATGGTCGGCGATGGTGCCAATGACGCCCCGGCTCTGGCTCGCGCGTCGGTGAGTCTATCGATGGGGTCGGCAGCCTCCGACGTCGCAGCAGAGAACGCCGACATTGCGATCATGGGCGAACGATTGATGTCGGTTGCCGAGGCTCATGCACTGGCGCGGCGTGCCCGAAGAATCATGGTGCAGAATCTGGTCATTGCACTGGGCGTCATCGCAACTGTCGCTCCGCTTGCAGCTATTGGATATGCACAACTCGGGGTTGCGGTGGTTCTGCACGAGGGGTCAACGGTTGTGGTGGTGCTCAACGCCCTGCGACTTTTGCGCAGGTGGCGGCTGAAAGGAACACTGGAGGATATAGATTCGCCCAGACTGACTCGACATGTCGATAATTGA